In Alkalihalobacterium alkalinitrilicum, a genomic segment contains:
- a CDS encoding LLM class oxidoreductase, producing the protein MNKFEKHKGYSRTFQENKLSLGLFFPLEAYKGSIPVMDLKHQVDLAQIAEEANFASLFVRDVPLNDPTFGDVGQIYDPWVFLGYLAAQTKEIALGTGSIVTTLRHPLDLAKAAASVDQISNQRLLLGIATGDRPIEFSAYKVNREDRTELFQESFFVMKEAWKQSFPLINSQRVGLEQGDLLPKPVLSDIPVFVTGRSGQSLEWIAENSDGWISYPRNIDVQAELINDWRSLTYDFQPFSQSLYIDLAKDPDEGPTPIHLGFRSGYKFLIEFLNRLQEIGVNHVILNLKYGQRPAKDVINELGEKVVPQFPAFKQQAI; encoded by the coding sequence ATGAATAAATTTGAAAAGCATAAAGGCTATTCACGTACATTTCAAGAAAACAAACTTTCACTTGGTTTATTCTTTCCTTTAGAAGCATATAAGGGAAGTATCCCAGTTATGGATTTAAAGCATCAGGTAGATCTTGCTCAAATCGCTGAAGAAGCTAATTTTGCTTCTTTATTTGTTAGAGATGTTCCGTTGAATGACCCGACCTTTGGTGATGTTGGGCAAATATATGATCCTTGGGTTTTTCTAGGTTACTTAGCAGCTCAAACAAAAGAGATTGCATTAGGGACAGGGAGCATTGTGACGACACTACGTCATCCACTTGACCTAGCGAAAGCTGCTGCATCTGTAGATCAAATATCTAATCAAAGGCTTCTTTTGGGTATTGCAACTGGAGACCGACCTATTGAATTTTCAGCATATAAAGTTAACCGAGAAGATCGAACCGAATTATTTCAAGAGTCATTTTTTGTTATGAAAGAGGCATGGAAACAGTCATTCCCACTGATCAACTCACAAAGAGTTGGATTAGAACAAGGAGACCTCTTGCCAAAACCAGTTTTATCAGATATTCCTGTTTTCGTGACAGGTCGTTCAGGGCAGTCACTAGAGTGGATAGCTGAAAACAGTGACGGTTGGATTAGTTACCCGCGAAATATTGATGTACAAGCTGAACTCATTAATGATTGGCGTTCCTTAACGTATGATTTCCAGCCATTTTCTCAATCACTTTATATTGATTTAGCAAAAGATCCGGATGAAGGTCCTACTCCTATTCACCTTGGGTTTAGGAGCGGATATAAATTTTTAATTGAATTTCTGAATCGCTTACAAGAAATTGGAGTTAATCATGTTATTCTGAATTTAAAATATGGTCAACGTCCGGCAAAGGATGTAATTAATGAATTAGGAGAAAAGGTAGTACCTCAGTTTCCTGCATTTAAACAACAGGCCATATAA
- the trxA gene encoding thioredoxin has translation MAIVELTDQNFVYETKVGTVLVDFWAPWCGPCKMIAPVLVELNDELGENLRIGKVNVDHHPEITSRFDVMSIPTLILFKDGKVVEKISGYPPKEELLKLVKPYL, from the coding sequence ATGGCAATTGTAGAATTAACCGATCAAAATTTCGTATATGAAACAAAAGTAGGTACCGTCTTAGTTGATTTTTGGGCTCCTTGGTGTGGCCCATGTAAAATGATAGCACCAGTACTCGTTGAACTAAACGATGAGCTAGGCGAGAACTTACGAATTGGTAAAGTAAACGTTGATCATCATCCCGAAATAACTAGTCGTTTCGATGTCATGAGTATCCCGACATTAATCCTATTTAAAGACGGGAAAGTTGTGGAAAAGATCAGCGGCTATCCCCCAAAAGAAGAGCTACTTAAGCTAGTGAAACCTTATTTATAA
- a CDS encoding RrF2 family transcriptional regulator — protein sequence MNSEFTIAVHSLVFLAHLPDHMASSQMIADNVSTNPARIRKIMSCLRNNGFVQTKEGMGGGYILLRDPNEITLGQIYRSVSCGTIKPNWCSGDPEEECVVASKIQVVMDDVFEETDQHLTAYLDRISIASILKKIKQCQ from the coding sequence ATGAATAGTGAGTTTACGATAGCCGTTCATAGTTTAGTTTTTTTAGCACATTTGCCTGATCATATGGCAAGTAGCCAAATGATTGCGGACAATGTTTCGACTAATCCAGCAAGAATTCGCAAAATAATGAGTTGTTTGCGTAATAATGGATTTGTTCAAACAAAAGAAGGAATGGGAGGTGGTTACATTCTTCTGAGAGATCCAAATGAAATTACATTGGGTCAAATTTATCGTTCGGTGTCATGTGGAACCATTAAACCCAATTGGTGTTCTGGAGATCCTGAAGAGGAATGTGTGGTTGCCTCTAAAATTCAAGTTGTGATGGATGATGTGTTTGAGGAAACCGATCAACATTTAACAGCGTACCTCGACCGTATTTCGATTGCATCCATCTTGAAGAAAATAAAACAATGTCAATAA
- a CDS encoding ArsR/SmtB family transcription factor, which yields MDKINIFKSLSNEARLQILEWLKDPVAHFDPQDGIDLVEVGVCVSQITAKLNMTQSTASQYLSTLQKAGLIRATRLGKWTYYKRDEEAIKKLGMYIRTEL from the coding sequence ATGGACAAGATAAATATTTTCAAATCACTTTCGAATGAGGCTCGTCTACAAATTTTAGAATGGCTTAAAGATCCTGTTGCTCATTTTGATCCACAAGACGGGATTGATTTAGTAGAAGTTGGAGTATGCGTTAGTCAAATAACAGCTAAATTAAACATGACCCAATCTACTGCTTCCCAATACCTATCAACATTACAAAAAGCAGGTTTAATCAGGGCTACTCGATTAGGGAAATGGACTTATTACAAAAGGGACGAAGAAGCCATAAAAAAACTCGGAATGTACATCCGAACAGAATTGTAA
- a CDS encoding sigma-54-dependent Fis family transcriptional regulator gives MNDLFISLDTLSSPKNEKIRVERAWEHFIFGKDSASKVRPLTYQSWKRSLKHGVHPLEGKAPLVISEEKIQEYQSSSLIYSTLEPLLINLKNSVKASGYLIVFCNENGEIVYLDGDQSLKRKAENINFIAGSSWSEHHAGTNGMGAALATGNPMQVFAGEHFCQQVHNWVCSAAPIKDPATKKVLGAINLTGIWDTVHPHSLTTVISAAQLIEQKLLNHLKFEQFLLMEHYIEVIGKNPNKNFAVLDRGCSVIKASPLYYEKGWLDKNSHVIDLDKEALWKENKYRWEMEKRDGIWTFEVIPYFFQGYRIGAVLHAIPPVKLSKKTGNSTKHSFTSMIGQSDEFISFITEARSVASIDLPVLIEGESGTGKELLAQSIHSSSLRSSEAFVAVNCGAIPKELAASELFGYEEGTFTGGQKGGRSGKFQLAEGGTIFLDEIGEMPLDLQTMLLRILEEGEVVRLGGTRPIKLNVRVIAATNCDLKKACEEGKFRKDLYYRLNILSLQAPPLRERSGDIPVIFEHLLKKICIELGRPPLMINDQALLALERYDWPGNVRELRNFSYKMAVKVKGNMITSADLPKEFTEEKTVSKEENPVERSFSSQQSHGSKNRVPSLKEQELNTILAVLDELNGNVTETAKRLGIHRSTIYKKLARRDSVLRSLK, from the coding sequence GTGAATGATCTATTTATTTCGTTGGACACTTTGTCTTCACCAAAGAATGAAAAAATTAGGGTTGAGAGAGCATGGGAACATTTTATATTTGGTAAAGACTCAGCCTCTAAAGTGCGACCTTTAACATATCAGTCATGGAAACGCTCATTAAAACATGGGGTGCACCCACTTGAAGGAAAAGCCCCTCTCGTCATATCGGAAGAGAAAATTCAAGAATATCAATCTTCTAGTCTTATTTATTCGACTTTAGAACCCCTACTTATCAATCTGAAAAATTCAGTGAAAGCCTCTGGCTATTTGATCGTTTTTTGTAATGAAAACGGTGAAATAGTGTACTTAGATGGAGATCAATCACTTAAAAGAAAAGCAGAGAATATTAACTTCATTGCTGGGTCCTCGTGGTCTGAACATCATGCAGGGACCAACGGAATGGGAGCAGCACTGGCTACAGGCAACCCTATGCAAGTATTCGCTGGTGAGCATTTCTGCCAACAAGTCCACAATTGGGTGTGTTCAGCAGCGCCTATTAAAGACCCCGCTACAAAAAAGGTTCTTGGAGCTATTAATTTAACAGGTATTTGGGATACGGTGCATCCTCACTCCCTTACTACTGTAATTTCTGCAGCACAACTCATTGAACAAAAGCTCCTCAACCATTTGAAATTTGAACAGTTCCTGTTAATGGAACACTATATAGAAGTAATTGGTAAAAATCCAAATAAAAACTTCGCTGTGCTTGATCGTGGCTGTTCAGTCATTAAAGCGTCTCCTCTATATTATGAAAAAGGATGGTTAGACAAAAATAGTCACGTAATTGATTTAGATAAGGAAGCTTTATGGAAGGAAAATAAATATAGATGGGAAATGGAAAAAAGAGATGGAATATGGACTTTTGAAGTCATACCTTACTTCTTCCAAGGATATCGAATAGGTGCTGTATTACATGCTATTCCACCAGTGAAACTTTCAAAGAAAACAGGCAATTCAACAAAACACTCCTTTACAAGTATGATAGGTCAGTCCGATGAATTTATATCGTTTATTACAGAGGCACGCTCAGTAGCAAGTATAGATTTACCCGTCTTAATAGAGGGTGAGAGTGGAACGGGAAAGGAGTTATTAGCCCAATCCATTCACTCATCTAGTCTTCGGTCTTCGGAAGCTTTTGTAGCGGTTAACTGTGGAGCAATACCAAAAGAACTTGCTGCAAGTGAATTATTCGGCTATGAAGAAGGAACCTTTACAGGTGGCCAAAAAGGCGGTAGGTCTGGAAAGTTTCAACTGGCAGAAGGGGGCACTATATTTTTAGATGAAATCGGGGAGATGCCCTTAGATTTACAAACGATGTTATTGCGGATCCTTGAAGAAGGGGAGGTCGTTCGCCTCGGTGGAACACGACCTATTAAGTTGAATGTTCGAGTTATTGCGGCAACCAATTGTGATTTGAAAAAGGCATGTGAAGAAGGTAAATTTCGTAAAGACCTATATTATCGGCTTAATATTCTTTCCTTACAAGCACCTCCACTCCGTGAAAGATCAGGAGATATTCCTGTGATCTTCGAGCATTTGTTAAAGAAAATTTGTATCGAATTGGGAAGACCACCGCTTATGATAAATGATCAAGCTCTACTTGCCTTGGAACGATATGACTGGCCTGGAAATGTGCGTGAACTTAGGAATTTTTCCTATAAAATGGCAGTAAAGGTAAAGGGAAATATGATAACTAGCGCTGATCTTCCAAAAGAATTCACGGAAGAGAAAACCGTGTCAAAAGAAGAAAATCCCGTTGAACGATCTTTTTCATCTCAACAATCTCATGGTTCTAAGAATAGGGTACCCTCACTAAAAGAGCAGGAGTTAAATACGATTCTTGCTGTACTTGATGAACTGAATGGTAATGTTACAGAAACGGCTAAAAGATTAGGTATTCATAGAAGTACTATATATAAGAAACTTGCTAGAAGAGATTCTGTATTGCGTTCCTTAAAGTAG
- a CDS encoding 2,4'-dihydroxyacetophenone dioxygenase family protein, giving the protein METQASTRTIDKKMNEFTERFMLPDRVSHSPEMQWMPFSDDGCWFKPLRFDLTTGLWIMLFKVGKGAVLSRHRHTGGSVTGYVIEGKWHYLEKDWEANEGTLIFEPPGDIHTLCADPELGMTTLFTVTGSIQFFDDNGSITREDDVFTMYKRYLYYCEEYGIEPNDNLIF; this is encoded by the coding sequence ATGGAAACGCAAGCATCAACACGCACGATCGATAAGAAAATGAATGAATTTACGGAACGCTTTATGCTTCCGGATCGAGTTAGTCACTCACCTGAAATGCAATGGATGCCCTTTTCTGACGATGGGTGTTGGTTCAAGCCACTTCGCTTCGACCTTACAACTGGTCTATGGATAATGTTATTTAAAGTGGGAAAAGGAGCTGTACTTTCTCGTCATCGTCATACTGGTGGTTCTGTTACTGGTTACGTAATTGAAGGAAAGTGGCATTATCTCGAAAAAGATTGGGAAGCAAACGAAGGAACACTTATTTTTGAGCCACCGGGTGATATTCATACTCTTTGTGCAGATCCTGAGCTTGGCATGACAACACTATTCACAGTGACTGGAAGCATACAGTTTTTTGACGATAATGGCTCTATTACTCGTGAAGATGATGTGTTCACTATGTACAAGCGCTATCTTTATTATTGTGAAGAATATGGAATCGAGCCCAACGATAATCTTATCTTTTAA
- a CDS encoding spore germination protein: MGKLGKLFFRRGNENSMYLQTNVLEEIKNRLNPCDDLVTRTFPELEIIILYFDHLVGPHELEQDVLQPFSQIQENEVMDLLERSQYQKAKDTQTIITGLLSGNAAIFYKEKYPYLVNLYIPKTRDITAAQIETSIVGSREAFVESVEMNLSCIRRRIQSEKLKVINLRVGNVTNTKMNLLYIEGITPDHYLSNVKAKINSVKVDGVHDLNMLMEYIDEHPFSLFPQYLTTERPDVAASKLLEGKVLGLIDGSPYAFSAPATFWEHFQSPDDYNQRWVLGTASRFLRYIALLITLTLTAFYVSVTMFHYEMIPHDLLQSLIESRAKVPFPPLYEALLMEFTVELLREAGARLPTKIGQTIGIVGGIVIGTASVQAGFTSNILIVIVAISAMASYVIPHITMSASIRVARFGLIFLAGILGNFGLVAGISLIVIQISRLTSLNSSYVIPVAPFSDWSDTFVRAPIKMIKKKPSQTREK, encoded by the coding sequence ATGGGGAAACTAGGAAAACTATTCTTTCGAAGAGGAAATGAAAATTCCATGTATCTACAAACAAATGTATTAGAAGAGATAAAAAATAGGTTAAATCCTTGTGATGATTTAGTCACTAGAACGTTTCCAGAACTTGAAATAATTATTTTATATTTTGATCATTTAGTTGGACCACATGAACTAGAACAAGATGTACTACAGCCCTTTTCACAAATCCAAGAGAATGAAGTAATGGATTTATTAGAGCGGTCGCAGTATCAAAAAGCAAAAGATACGCAGACCATAATTACAGGACTATTGTCTGGTAATGCTGCTATTTTCTATAAGGAGAAATACCCCTATCTCGTCAACCTTTATATTCCCAAAACAAGGGATATAACTGCAGCACAAATTGAGACGAGTATCGTTGGGTCCCGAGAAGCGTTTGTTGAATCGGTTGAAATGAACTTATCTTGTATTCGAAGACGCATTCAATCAGAAAAATTAAAAGTAATCAATCTTCGAGTAGGAAATGTAACGAATACAAAAATGAATTTACTCTATATCGAAGGAATTACTCCTGATCATTACCTTTCTAATGTTAAGGCGAAGATAAATTCCGTTAAAGTAGATGGAGTACATGATTTAAATATGCTTATGGAATATATTGATGAACATCCCTTCTCTTTGTTTCCACAATACTTAACAACCGAGCGACCTGATGTGGCTGCTTCAAAATTATTAGAAGGTAAAGTGCTCGGATTAATTGATGGTAGTCCTTATGCTTTCAGTGCACCAGCAACATTTTGGGAGCATTTCCAATCGCCAGATGATTATAATCAACGATGGGTTTTAGGAACTGCTTCTAGATTTTTACGTTACATCGCCTTACTAATTACTTTGACTTTAACTGCTTTTTACGTATCTGTTACTATGTTTCATTATGAAATGATTCCTCATGATTTATTACAAAGCTTAATCGAGTCTAGAGCAAAAGTTCCGTTTCCACCGTTATATGAAGCTTTGCTCATGGAGTTTACAGTAGAATTATTACGGGAAGCTGGCGCAAGATTACCGACAAAAATTGGACAAACGATCGGTATCGTTGGTGGGATTGTAATTGGTACTGCCTCAGTGCAAGCTGGTTTTACAAGTAATATTCTTATTGTTATTGTTGCGATTTCGGCAATGGCTTCCTACGTCATTCCTCATATCACGATGAGTGCATCGATAAGAGTAGCTCGATTTGGACTCATATTTCTTGCGGGCATATTAGGTAATTTTGGATTAGTTGCAGGTATTTCATTAATCGTCATCCAAATTTCAAGATTAACAAGTTTAAACTCTTCTTACGTCATCCCAGTTGCTCCATTCTCAGACTGGAGTGATACGTTTGTAAGAGCTCCAATAAAAATGATCAAAAAGAAGCCAAGTCAAACGAGAGAAAAATAA
- a CDS encoding GerAB/ArcD/ProY family transporter has translation MSERVHPSYLFFLMYMTQSGVIIFSLPRIIAETFGTNGWLAIPIISMVVIFLLVLFDFIYQWSNDQSIYTIIEKMLPISMYKILYILLSLFWTVFAFTIAKKYVFIVKSLYYPLTSIHWLMFIMVILIYFFVTSTIDSIFRITTFLFFLSSTWMILLIFLVIPELELIQFTTFIFQSQGDFLRGSIEIYSAFLGFEMIIFFLHHVQKSSKTMKYIYLGQLFSTFVYLIVTIFNYGFTSFEQLKYQSYPFIDFFRYIQLPFIERLDGLYFMFFLMKIIVTATVYLYVSIEILKRSFQLSRPFYIPILLCVIGFICIYPLNTKYDIDVLLSKMVYVQTVISIILPAILILYLSVKRRKTDV, from the coding sequence ATGTCAGAAAGAGTACATCCCAGTTATCTTTTTTTCCTAATGTATATGACTCAGAGTGGTGTCATCATATTTTCACTACCACGTATTATTGCAGAGACGTTTGGTACGAATGGCTGGTTAGCAATACCTATTATCTCAATGGTTGTTATATTTCTGCTTGTATTGTTCGACTTTATTTATCAGTGGAGTAATGATCAATCGATCTATACCATTATTGAGAAGATGCTTCCAATAAGTATGTATAAAATTCTGTACATACTCCTAAGTTTATTTTGGACAGTTTTTGCTTTTACCATTGCAAAAAAATATGTGTTTATTGTCAAATCACTCTATTATCCTTTAACCAGTATTCATTGGTTGATGTTCATTATGGTAATCCTTATTTATTTTTTCGTTACAAGTACAATTGATAGTATTTTTAGAATAACGACATTCCTATTTTTTCTATCATCAACTTGGATGATTCTGCTAATTTTTTTGGTTATCCCTGAGTTGGAGCTTATTCAGTTCACCACCTTTATCTTTCAATCGCAAGGTGATTTTTTACGAGGAAGTATAGAAATCTACTCGGCCTTTTTAGGATTTGAAATGATTATTTTCTTTTTGCATCATGTTCAGAAATCTTCTAAGACGATGAAATATATATATTTAGGACAGCTTTTTTCGACATTTGTCTATCTCATAGTTACAATTTTTAACTACGGTTTTACAAGTTTTGAACAATTAAAATATCAATCATATCCCTTTATTGATTTTTTCAGATATATTCAACTCCCATTTATCGAGCGGTTGGATGGACTCTATTTTATGTTTTTTTTAATGAAGATCATTGTGACAGCTACTGTTTATCTTTATGTTTCAATAGAAATATTGAAGCGGAGCTTTCAGTTAAGTAGACCCTTTTATATCCCCATCCTCTTATGTGTAATTGGTTTTATTTGCATTTATCCGCTTAATACAAAGTATGATATTGATGTTCTCTTATCAAAAATGGTGTATGTTCAAACTGTTATTTCAATAATATTACCAGCTATTCTTATATTATATTTAAGCGTGAAAAGGAGGAAAACTGATGTATAA
- a CDS encoding Ger(x)C family spore germination protein, which yields MYKELLFFSFMLLLFTGCHDNIVEELGLIKTVGYDQVKSTGGDEELLVTISFPLTKGEQIQRQTITSIAESSKEARILLSRQTDKKLVSGQLRSILIGEELARKGIWEIIDSLNRDPNIRPRTKITIVKGNANDLLTKRYPYYPQLDDAITSLLEKEAMLNSIPEVDMHRFSKNYLDNGIDPIAPIITIGKEGMISEGVALFKKDQFKATINIFQSQILFLILGEFQMGDLSIKLDREKLLFSFLSSKNRINVNVDSTDKIKVTLNVDVQGYITEYVGHRDLSKVNEIIDLEKEIATYLEQKANSIISIMKEEKMDNLGIGKHIRNKMTVENWEKVNWPDSIANVDVQPRIKVKIMDTGLIQ from the coding sequence ATGTATAAAGAATTATTATTTTTTTCCTTTATGTTACTACTTTTCACAGGATGTCATGACAATATTGTAGAAGAATTAGGTTTGATAAAAACGGTGGGATACGATCAAGTTAAATCTACGGGAGGTGATGAAGAACTTCTGGTAACTATCTCCTTCCCACTTACCAAAGGTGAACAAATACAACGACAAACCATAACCTCTATTGCTGAATCAAGTAAAGAAGCTCGTATATTACTATCAAGACAAACAGATAAAAAACTAGTTTCAGGACAACTTCGAAGTATATTAATTGGAGAAGAACTAGCTAGAAAAGGTATTTGGGAAATTATTGACTCTTTAAATAGGGACCCTAACATTAGACCTAGAACTAAAATTACTATTGTAAAAGGTAATGCCAATGACTTATTAACAAAAAGGTACCCATACTATCCTCAATTAGATGATGCAATTACTTCTTTATTAGAAAAAGAAGCAATGTTAAATTCAATTCCTGAGGTGGATATGCACCGTTTCTCAAAAAATTATTTAGATAATGGAATAGACCCTATTGCCCCTATTATTACCATTGGAAAAGAAGGAATGATTAGTGAAGGAGTGGCCTTATTTAAAAAGGACCAGTTTAAAGCAACCATAAACATTTTCCAGTCACAAATTTTATTTTTAATACTTGGTGAATTTCAAATGGGTGATCTCAGCATAAAACTCGATCGTGAAAAATTACTTTTCAGTTTTTTATCAAGTAAAAATCGTATAAATGTAAACGTAGACTCCACTGATAAAATTAAAGTTACTCTTAATGTGGATGTTCAAGGATATATTACTGAGTATGTAGGACATAGAGATTTATCGAAGGTCAATGAAATCATTGACTTAGAAAAAGAGATTGCAACTTATTTAGAACAAAAAGCAAATTCAATCATTTCTATCATGAAAGAAGAGAAAATGGATAATCTAGGAATCGGAAAACATATTCGTAACAAAATGACCGTTGAAAATTGGGAAAAGGTAAATTGGCCAGATTCGATCGCTAATGTAGACGTTCAACCTCGAATAAAAGTTAAAATTATGGACACGGGTTTAATTCAATAG
- a CDS encoding tautomerase family protein, translating into MPYLNVQILKGASTAQKEEVINGVTKVIQEVLGSKPESTFVVVQEVDNEDWGVGGKTIKNIRLNSK; encoded by the coding sequence ATGCCATATTTAAATGTACAAATTCTTAAAGGAGCATCAACAGCACAAAAGGAAGAGGTTATTAACGGTGTTACGAAAGTAATACAGGAAGTGCTTGGAAGCAAGCCAGAATCGACCTTTGTAGTGGTTCAAGAAGTTGACAATGAGGATTGGGGAGTGGGCGGAAAAACCATAAAAAACATTAGATTGAATTCAAAATAG
- a CDS encoding tautomerase family protein has translation MPYLNVQILKGASTEQKEEVINGVTKVIQEVFGSKPASTFVVIQEVDSEDWGVGGRTIKNIKLNSK, from the coding sequence ATGCCATATTTAAATGTACAAATTCTTAAAGGAGCATCAACAGAACAAAAGGAAGAGGTTATTAACGGTGTTACGAAAGTAATACAGGAAGTGTTTGGAAGCAAGCCAGCGTCGACCTTTGTAGTAATTCAAGAAGTTGACAGTGAGGATTGGGGAGTGGGAGGAAGAACTATAAAAAACATTAAATTGAATTCAAAATAG
- a CDS encoding N-acyl homoserine lactonase family protein, protein MPTGLRVTAVDCGPLNIDKGILMTGASGKIDVASSVYIIEHPRKGLILFDTGINYNVADPEAAERYWGPGLRDAFGCNMTRDDAIDRQLVKLGYKTEDVKYVILSHLHLDHAGGMCHFPNATFVVQKNELRHAWWPDPWTSLVYCLNDYKDTRGYNFLQINGDIDLFQDGLIQLITTPGHTPGHQSMIMRLENRGFVCLGADTAHHKDSYQHNVPMPYDWNVESLSDSRMKVRMLENSGIPIYLSHDPKDFAEFPKNGEWAD, encoded by the coding sequence ATGCCTACTGGATTACGAGTTACTGCGGTGGATTGTGGCCCTTTAAATATTGACAAGGGTATCCTTATGACTGGTGCAAGCGGGAAAATAGATGTAGCGTCGAGTGTTTATATTATAGAACATCCAAGGAAAGGATTAATTCTGTTTGATACGGGGATTAATTATAATGTTGCTGATCCAGAAGCAGCAGAAAGATATTGGGGCCCTGGGTTGCGAGACGCATTTGGTTGTAATATGACCCGAGACGATGCAATCGACCGCCAACTAGTGAAGTTAGGCTATAAAACAGAAGATGTAAAATACGTTATATTATCACATTTACACCTAGATCATGCAGGAGGGATGTGTCACTTTCCTAATGCTACCTTTGTTGTGCAAAAGAATGAACTTCGTCATGCGTGGTGGCCGGATCCATGGACTAGCCTAGTATATTGTTTAAATGATTATAAGGATACAAGAGGATATAACTTTTTACAAATTAATGGAGATATCGATTTATTTCAAGACGGGTTAATTCAACTCATTACTACTCCAGGACATACACCTGGACACCAATCGATGATAATGAGATTAGAAAATAGAGGTTTTGTATGTTTGGGTGCAGATACCGCCCATCATAAGGACTCTTATCAGCATAACGTCCCGATGCCCTATGATTGGAATGTAGAAAGTCTAAGTGATTCGCGAATGAAGGTTCGGATGCTCGAAAATTCAGGTATACCAATTTATCTTTCACATGATCCAAAGGATTTTGCAGAATTCCCTAAAAACGGTGAATGGGCTGATTAA